A stretch of the Pseudorasbora parva isolate DD20220531a chromosome 13, ASM2467924v1, whole genome shotgun sequence genome encodes the following:
- the fpgt gene encoding fucose-1-phosphate guanylyltransferase, translated as MAERGNVHLQKSTKEKIEKFNQLRGKEVQTNEFWDLVVITAVDEDQRSAYEIQITEKLEKKELPLGISYHVFADPPGCKIGNGGSTLHSLQCLHDKYGKSLSGFKVILIHAGGFSQRLPNASALGKIFTALPLGIPLYQMLELKFAMYVDFPSNMKPGILVTCADDIELYSIPDQEYIVFDKAGFTALAHPSSLSVGTTHGVFVLEPAEMPRICDMEYRNCSQFLHKPNIEKMRKCNAVCKREGEEFVYTDSTYYVDYGTAMTLLNLLSEISPLTCEIDAYGDFLQALGRRATVDYTENTANVTKKEQGLVEIRRKIFRRLKGTALNVILLNNSKFYHVGTTEEYLFHFTADPCLRAELGLLSAAFSVCDLEPSEKTRSCVMHSILHPTVTVSQGSVVEYSRLDTKVKVGTRSIISGCWIGTDITVPSDTFMHSLSVNLDGKTGFVTVVFGIQDDLKRNVSSPADMKALSLFKVNLEDCVGLWGLCLEKIRFSGDTSMCSLWNACIFPVCSDLKDSFKMSLGMVKALDSGTKFPLPNNTTLTSLQETLQNKNLEEMLKFRKGLYEDILRVNLSNSV; from the exons TTTGCAAAAATCCACTAAAGAGAAAATCGAAAAATTCAACCAACTGAGAG GTAAAGAAGTTCAGACTAATGAATTCTGGGATCTGGTGGTCATTACTGCAGTGGATGAGGACCAGAGGTCTGCTTATGAAATTCAGATCACTGAGAAACTGGAGAAGAAAGAACTGCCTCTTGGCATCAGTTATCATGTGTTTGCAGATCCTCCAGGATGCAAGATTG GTAATGGTGGGTCCACATTACATTCTCTGCAGTGTCTTCATGATAAATATGGCAAGTCACTGTCTGGATTTAAAGTCATCCTTATTCATGCAG GAGGATTCAGTCAACGTTTGCCCAATGCCAGTGCCCTGGGTAAAATATTCACAGCTTTGCCCCTGGGAATACCTTTATATCAGATGCTGGAACTTAAATTTGCAATGTATGTGGATTTTCCTTCAAACATGAAGCCGGGAATTCTGGTTACCTGTGCTGATGATATAGAACTCTATAGTATTCCTGACCAAGAATACATTGTGTTTGATAAGGCAGGTTTTACTGCCTTAGCACATCCCTCCTCTCTTTCTGTTGGTACCACACATGGTGTTTTTGTTCTAGAACCAGCAGAGATGCCCAGAATCTGTGACATGGAATATAGAAATTGCTCTCAATTTCTGCATAAGCCAAACATCGAAAAGATGCGCAAATGCAACGCAGTATGCAAGCGGGAAGGGGAGGAGTTTGTTTACACCGACAGCACTTATTATGTTGATTATGGGACGGCTATGACGCTGCTGAACTTGTTAAGTGAAATCAGCCCTCTGACATGTGAAATTGATGCTTATGGGGACTTTCTTCAAGCCCTGGGACGAAGAGCTACTGTGGATTACACAGAAAACACAGCCAACGTTACAAAGAAGGAACAAGGTCTCGTTgagattcgcagaaagattttCCGTCGTCTCAAAGGCACGGCACTTAACGTCATCCTGCTCAACAACTCTAAGTTCTATCACGTCGGCACCACAGAGGAATACTTGTTCCACTTCACCGCTGACCCCTGTCTCAGAGCAGAACTCGGCCTTCTCTCTGCCGCTTTCAGCGTGTGCGACTTGGAGCCATCAGAGAAAACTAGATCTTGCGTGATGCATAGCATCCTGCATCCCACTGTGACTGTATCCCAGGGCAGTGTTGTGGAATACTCCAGACTGGATACTAAGGTTAAAGTGGGTACTAGATCTATCATCAGCGGATGTTGGATTGGCACAGATATAACGGTGCCAAGTGATACTTTCATGCACTCTTTGTCTGTAAACCTGGATGGTAAAACGGGTTTTGTGACTGTGGTTTTTGGTATTCAAGATGATCTAAAGAGAAATGTATCCAGCCCTGCTGATATGAAAGCACTGAGTTTGTTTAAGGTTAATCTGGAGGACTGTGTTGGACTCTGGGGCTTGTGTCTTGAAAAGATCAGGTTCTCAGGAGATACATCCATGTGCAGTTTGTGGAACGCCTGCATTTTCCCAGTGTGTTCTGATCTAAAGGATTCATTTAAGATGTCACTGGGGATGGTAAAGGCATTGGATAGTGGAACCAAATTCCCTCTTCCCAATAATACCACACTTACCTCTTTGCAGGAAACTCTACAGAACAAGAACCTGGAGGAAATGCTGAAATTTAGGAAAGGACTTTACGAAGACATTCTCAGGGTGAATTTAAGTAATTCTGTTTGA